A genome region from Jeongeupia sp. HS-3 includes the following:
- the ribH gene encoding 6,7-dimethyl-8-ribityllumazine synthase, with protein sequence MSFIPNREQALPPLDGRGLRIGIVTCRFNDGVTTALRNACIGELIHLGVAEDAIEEVAVPGALEAPLALQLLAQTGRFHALVTLGCIIRGETYHFELVANESGAGVTRVGLDASIPIANAILTVENDEQAEVRKIDKGIDAARVAVEMAQLKKALKA encoded by the coding sequence ATGAGCTTTATTCCGAATCGTGAACAGGCATTGCCACCACTGGATGGCCGTGGCCTGCGCATCGGCATTGTGACCTGCCGCTTCAACGATGGCGTCACCACGGCCTTGCGCAATGCGTGCATCGGCGAGTTGATTCACCTTGGCGTGGCCGAGGATGCCATCGAGGAAGTCGCCGTGCCCGGGGCGCTTGAAGCCCCGCTGGCGCTGCAACTGCTGGCGCAGACCGGCCGTTTTCACGCGCTGGTGACGCTGGGTTGCATCATTCGCGGTGAAACCTACCACTTTGAACTCGTCGCCAATGAGTCCGGCGCCGGGGTGACCCGGGTCGGGCTTGATGCTTCGATTCCAATCGCCAACGCCATTCTCACCGTCGAAAACGATGAGCAGGCTGAGGTACGCAAGATCGACAAGGGCATCGATGCCGCCCGTGTCGCCGTAGAAATGGCCCAACTTAAAAAAGCGTTAAAAGCATGA
- the nusB gene encoding transcription antitermination factor NusB — MSENEQQASTTPPAKPKSARRRAREFAVQGLYQWNLTGDTVNNIEKFLRESSTQFGRADEVLFRAVMYGAIKESAGLIRLIEPHVDRPLEEVSPVEAAILLAGAFEIVHMPETPYPVIINEAIELAKTFGGTDGHRFVNGVLDKLAAAVRADEVEAIRAKRRG, encoded by the coding sequence ATGAGCGAAAACGAACAGCAAGCGAGCACTACTCCTCCGGCGAAGCCGAAATCCGCGCGCCGTCGCGCCCGCGAATTCGCGGTGCAGGGCCTGTATCAATGGAACCTGACCGGCGATACCGTCAACAATATCGAAAAATTCCTGCGCGAAAGCAGCACGCAGTTCGGCCGTGCCGACGAGGTACTGTTCCGGGCGGTAATGTACGGTGCGATCAAGGAATCGGCCGGTCTGATCCGGCTGATCGAACCGCATGTCGATCGCCCGCTCGAAGAAGTCAGCCCGGTTGAAGCGGCAATTCTGTTGGCGGGTGCATTCGAGATTGTGCACATGCCGGAAACCCCGTATCCGGTGATCATCAACGAGGCGATCGAGCTGGCAAAAACGTTTGGCGGCACCGATGGCCATCGTTTCGTCAATGGCGTGCTCGACAAGCTGGCCGCCGCTGTGCGCGCCGACGAGGTCGAAGCGATTCGCGCCAAGCGTCGCGGCTGA
- the thiL gene encoding thiamine-phosphate kinase, which produces MNEFDLIGRYFARPARRALLGVGDDCALLSPPPPGQVLAVSVDMLVEGRHFFAGVDPRALGHKTLAVNLSDLAAMGAKPAWFTLALALPGADADWLAGFADGLFALADAADIELVGGDTTRGPLTLSIQVAGHVPAGQAMRRDGARLGDDVWVSGALGAAAMAVRHRAGEIELDAPMLAACSARLDWPSPRLALGERLLGHASAALDVSDGLIGDLGHICECSGLGGDIDWLQVPVDVVISHLPESVRQSAALAGGDDYELCFTAAPSEREAIVSLSDSLGLPLSRIGRMRAGQGVAVLDADGQVLPLARGGFDHFSVP; this is translated from the coding sequence GTGAACGAATTCGACCTGATCGGTCGCTATTTTGCCCGTCCTGCCCGGCGGGCGCTGCTGGGCGTGGGTGACGATTGCGCCTTGCTTTCGCCGCCGCCGCCGGGGCAGGTGCTCGCGGTGTCGGTCGACATGCTGGTCGAAGGACGGCATTTCTTTGCCGGGGTTGATCCGCGTGCGCTGGGCCACAAAACGCTGGCGGTGAATCTGTCCGATCTCGCCGCCATGGGAGCCAAGCCGGCCTGGTTCACCTTGGCGCTGGCTTTGCCCGGCGCCGATGCAGACTGGTTGGCGGGCTTTGCCGATGGCCTGTTTGCGTTGGCCGATGCCGCCGATATCGAGCTGGTCGGCGGCGATACCACCCGCGGACCATTGACCCTGTCCATTCAGGTTGCCGGGCATGTGCCGGCCGGGCAGGCAATGCGCCGTGACGGTGCCCGGCTTGGTGACGATGTCTGGGTGTCAGGCGCGCTTGGCGCTGCGGCCATGGCGGTCAGGCATCGCGCTGGCGAGATCGAACTTGATGCGCCAATGCTGGCCGCCTGCTCGGCGCGGCTGGATTGGCCGTCGCCCCGTTTGGCGCTTGGCGAGCGTTTGCTCGGCCACGCCAGTGCCGCGCTGGACGTCTCCGATGGCCTTATTGGTGACTTGGGGCATATTTGTGAGTGTTCGGGTTTGGGGGGTGATATCGACTGGCTGCAGGTGCCGGTTGATGTGGTGATTTCGCATTTGCCCGAGTCGGTGCGCCAATCTGCGGCGCTGGCTGGTGGCGATGATTACGAGTTGTGCTTTACCGCCGCGCCATCGGAGCGCGAAGCTATTGTCTCGCTCTCGGATTCGCTTGGTCTGCCGCTTTCCCGTATCGGCCGCATGCGGGCAGGGCAAGGCGTGGCCGTGCTGGATGCCGACGGGCAAGTACTGCCGCTGGCTCGTGGCGGCTTTGATCATTTCTCGGTGCCGTGA
- a CDS encoding phosphatidylglycerophosphatase A, whose translation MHSTGKTVPSIRPDWRFLLRHPAHFIALGFGSGLPRHAPGTWGTLAGLPLYALMQLWLNPMQILLLCIPVFVLGTWAAGVAGKALGVHDHGGIVIDEIVAIWMVLAVLPQTLSGFAAAFVVFRFFDIVKPWPIRVLDAHVPGGFGVMLDDVLAAVFSICLLQALLYFWPGLLSF comes from the coding sequence ATGCATTCAACCGGCAAGACCGTGCCCAGCATTCGCCCTGATTGGCGTTTTCTGTTGCGCCATCCGGCGCATTTCATCGCGCTGGGTTTTGGTAGCGGCCTGCCACGCCATGCGCCCGGTACTTGGGGGACGCTGGCCGGTCTACCCTTGTATGCGCTGATGCAGCTATGGCTGAACCCGATGCAAATCCTGCTGCTGTGTATTCCGGTCTTTGTGCTCGGCACCTGGGCGGCGGGGGTGGCCGGAAAGGCGTTGGGCGTGCACGATCATGGCGGTATCGTGATCGACGAGATCGTGGCGATCTGGATGGTGCTGGCCGTGTTGCCACAAACCTTGAGTGGCTTTGCCGCTGCGTTCGTGGTGTTCCGCTTCTTCGATATCGTCAAGCCATGGCCAATTCGTGTGCTGGATGCCCATGTGCCGGGTGGCTTTGGCGTGATGCTCGATGATGTGCTCGCGGCTGTTTTTTCGATCTGCTTGCTGCAGGCGCTGCTGTATTTCTGGCCGGGCCTGTTGAGTTTCTGA
- the bamC gene encoding outer membrane protein assembly factor BamC — MKPFFRLIPIAVAVGLAGCSSDQMMLQRKVDYRSGSDNVSNNTLEVPPDLTAPASNPGYVIPERSNTVSLATQTATKGGASAAVAAPVPNTATTGILPASTKAKMVEAGGQRWLVVQGDAKKLWPEIHQFWLDNGFLLKIDNPQLGIMETDWLENRANLPADWVTKLLRKVADSFISTGELDKFRTRIENGSQPGTTEIYLSHRGMQEVYKDNGSTDTSRLGNETSDSKTIWVPRKADPELEAEMLALMLQRFGMTPEQAATVVKKPANAAVFASLNDDATALKINDNYDRAWRRVGLALDRIGYVVTDRDRSKGVYYVRRAAEDIGAEETTSFFSSMAFWQKDEKKKAAPSKDYEVHLQEGVNQTTLTLTGKDNAALDADSRNKLLSALLGQLR; from the coding sequence ATGAAACCGTTTTTCCGCCTGATCCCGATCGCCGTTGCCGTTGGCCTTGCCGGCTGCAGCAGCGATCAAATGATGCTGCAACGCAAGGTTGACTACCGTTCGGGTAGCGACAATGTCTCCAACAACACGCTGGAAGTGCCGCCGGATCTGACCGCGCCGGCATCCAACCCCGGCTACGTCATCCCCGAGCGCAGCAACACCGTCTCCTTAGCCACTCAAACGGCAACCAAGGGCGGCGCATCCGCAGCCGTTGCCGCCCCGGTGCCCAACACGGCAACGACCGGCATTCTGCCTGCGTCGACCAAGGCCAAGATGGTCGAAGCCGGCGGCCAGCGCTGGCTGGTTGTTCAGGGCGACGCAAAAAAGCTGTGGCCCGAAATCCACCAATTCTGGCTCGACAACGGTTTCCTGCTGAAAATCGATAACCCGCAGCTCGGCATCATGGAAACCGACTGGCTGGAAAACCGCGCCAACCTGCCGGCAGACTGGGTCACCAAGCTCTTGCGCAAAGTCGCGGACAGCTTCATTTCGACCGGTGAACTCGACAAGTTCCGCACCCGCATCGAAAACGGCAGCCAGCCGGGCACGACCGAAATCTACCTGTCGCACCGCGGCATGCAGGAAGTCTACAAAGACAACGGCAGCACCGACACCAGCCGCCTTGGCAACGAAACATCGGACAGCAAGACCATCTGGGTGCCGCGCAAGGCCGATCCGGAGCTTGAGGCCGAGATGCTGGCACTCATGCTGCAACGCTTTGGCATGACGCCGGAGCAGGCCGCCACCGTCGTCAAGAAACCGGCCAATGCCGCCGTGTTTGCATCGCTGAACGACGACGCAACGGCACTGAAAATCAACGACAACTACGACCGTGCATGGCGCCGTGTCGGGCTGGCGCTTGATCGTATCGGCTATGTGGTGACCGATCGCGATCGCAGCAAGGGCGTCTATTACGTTCGCCGCGCAGCCGAGGATATCGGTGCGGAGGAAACCACCAGCTTCTTCTCGTCGATGGCATTCTGGCAGAAAGACGAGAAGAAAAAGGCCGCTCCGTCGAAGGATTACGAGGTGCATCTGCAGGAAGGCGTCAATCAAACGACCCTTACCCTCACCGGCAAGGACAATGCCGCACTGGATGCCGACAGCCGCAACAAGCTGCTGTCTGCCCTGCTCGGCCAGTTGCGCTAA
- the dapA gene encoding 4-hydroxy-tetrahydrodipicolinate synthase: MLTGSLVALATPMFEDGSLDFASLRKLVDWHIAEGTNGLVAVGTTGESPTVDVEEHIEIIRVIVEQAAGRVPVIAGTGANSTREAIYLSRRAKEVGADYGLSVVPYYNKPTQEGLYQHFRAIATESGLPTLLYNVPGRTVADLSTETALRLAEVPGIVGIKDATANMERAAEFVSLAPQGFTILSGDDASTMAFILQGGHGVISVTANVAPRLMAQMCKAALAGDIQGARELNKPLQGLHKHLFVEANPIPVKWALEEMGLIPSGIRLPLTRLSDSAHAVVRQAMQAAGAL; the protein is encoded by the coding sequence ATGTTGACAGGTAGTTTGGTGGCACTGGCCACCCCGATGTTTGAAGACGGCAGCCTTGATTTTGCGAGCTTGCGCAAGCTCGTTGACTGGCACATTGCCGAAGGTACCAACGGCCTCGTCGCCGTCGGCACGACCGGTGAGTCGCCGACGGTCGACGTTGAAGAGCACATCGAAATCATCCGCGTGATCGTCGAACAAGCCGCCGGGCGTGTCCCGGTCATCGCCGGCACCGGCGCCAATTCGACTCGCGAAGCCATCTATCTGTCGCGCCGCGCCAAGGAAGTCGGCGCCGACTACGGCCTCTCGGTCGTGCCTTATTACAATAAACCGACGCAGGAAGGCCTTTATCAGCACTTCCGCGCCATCGCGACCGAAAGCGGCCTGCCGACGCTGCTGTATAACGTACCGGGCCGCACCGTTGCCGACCTGTCGACCGAAACGGCGCTGCGCCTGGCCGAAGTACCCGGCATCGTCGGCATCAAGGACGCGACGGCCAATATGGAGCGCGCGGCCGAATTTGTCAGCCTCGCCCCACAAGGCTTCACCATTTTGAGCGGTGATGATGCGTCAACCATGGCCTTCATCCTGCAAGGCGGCCACGGCGTGATTTCGGTCACCGCCAACGTCGCGCCGCGCCTGATGGCCCAAATGTGCAAAGCCGCGCTCGCCGGCGACATTCAGGGCGCGCGCGAACTAAACAAACCACTTCAGGGTCTGCACAAGCACCTGTTCGTTGAAGCCAATCCGATCCCGGTGAAGTGGGCGCTCGAAGAAATGGGCCTGATCCCTTCCGGCATCCGCTTGCCACTGACCCGACTCTCGGACAGCGCTCACGCTGTCGTCCGCCAAGCCATGCAGGCTGCCGGCGCGCTCTGA